The following coding sequences are from one Dreissena polymorpha isolate Duluth1 chromosome 8, UMN_Dpol_1.0, whole genome shotgun sequence window:
- the LOC127842502 gene encoding uncharacterized protein LOC127842502, which produces MARTKHTPKNKRTVWKTAQYVENNSTHDKDFSEKLSRFLDSFAVNKQVTEFRRKIMYSYELEMTLTRKTLGLNRRTYIFGSQIEGTSSIGMNSDADFLQSFETFRLFLDSDIPHLQQNDHQVVIKVSTNSCATQYCVLTMIEPATQAKRFQQLDPNHDAVDIVIFFRRDWMQHDGMIPHTIMFGTLDHHLSILKQAKRHGPAKSIRNMDSVNACYCKSLPKQCKFFFERPRPGNWPSEKTLTKAKKYDVFIVPQGPPKSTNVCTYDYFDYQWRISTNLTERLLMFSLDTVHLKAYTLTKMIRKEFFVPEYLERLSTFHFKTAFFFTVENTRPDVWREDNLINCVKYIFATLMRFLKRRHCPHYTIENVNLFEGKIQIHEFQK; this is translated from the coding sequence ATGGCTCGAACCAAACATACACCAAAGAACAAGAGAACGGTGTGGAAAACAGCCCAATATGTGGAAAATAATTCGACACATGATAAAGATTTCTCAGAAAAACTGTCACGATTTCTTGATTCTTTCGCCGTCAATAAACAAGTAACAGAGTTTCGACGGAAAATTATGTACTCTTATGAACTTGAAATGACACTGACACGCAAAACATTAGGGCTTAACAGACGAACTTATATATTCGGAAGTCAAATTGAGGGCACCTCATCCATTGGAATGAACTCCGACGCAGACTTCTTACAGAGTTTTGAAACGTTTCGTTTGTTTCTTGATTCAGACATTCCTCACCTACAGCAAAATGACCACCAAGTTGTGATAAAGGTGAGCACAAACAGCTGTGCTACGCAGTACTGTGTTTTAACAATGATTGAACCCGCTACACAAGCAAAGCGTTTTCAACAGTTGGATCCTAATCATGATGCTGTTGATATTGTCATTTTTTTTCGAAGGGATTGGATGCAACATGACGGCATGATTCCACATACAATTATGTTCGGTACCCTAGACCATCATCTTTCAATACTTAAGCAAGCAAAACGGCACGGGCCTGCAAAAAGTATACGAAATATGGATAGCGTTAACGCGTGTTACTGTAAAAGTCTTCCAAAGCAATGCAAGTTCTTTTTCGAAAGGCCTCGCCCTGGTAACTGGCCTTCGGAGAAAACGTTGACCAAAGCCAAGAAATATGACGTCTTTATAGTTCCACAGGGACCCCCCAAAAGTACAAACGTGTGCACGTATGATTATTTTGATTACCAGTGGCGAATTTCTACAAATCTAACAGAGCGGTTATTAATGTTCAGTTTAGATACCGTACATCTGAAAGCATATACTCTAACAAAGATGATACGAAAGGAGTTTTTTGTGCCTGAATATCTAGAAAGGCTAAGTACATTCCATTTCAAAACAGCCTTCTTCTTTACTGTCGAGAACACCCGGCCTGATGTGTGGAGGGAGGATAATCTCATAAATTGTGTCAAGTACATTTTTGCGACTTTGATGCGCTTCTTAAAGCGCCGCCATTGTCCACATTATACCATAGAGAATGTTAACCTTTTCGAAGGGAAAATTCAAATACACGAGTTTCAGAAATAA